In Bacteroides cellulosilyticus, the genomic stretch TTATCCGCCAATGTCCGGCAGAGATATACGCTGTGCCGGTGCCAGCTTTACGAGTAAGATAACGTACATAATCAAATTCGTCAGGATTCCCGTTATTGACAGGAGGGGCAATACGAGTATGTACCCATAATCGATCTCCCCTCTTTAATGCAACAGTTGCGGAATTTCTCGGGAAATAGAATAAAAATGTATGTCCATATTCACTTTTCTGCAAATCCTCATCATTCACTTTTCCCTCTAATTGGACATGACATAACACGCTTCGTTCTTTCATTTCCGGCTTTTCCTGAAGAATCACCTGATAGACTGCCGCCTCATCGGAAAAAGGAAAATCCGTACGATGCAAATATTCTTCCGTCATACCGGCGCCTAATCCAAAACAACAGAGAAAGACGGAAACTCCATACAGCCAATGAATACGATATTTATCAGAAAGGAAATAAGTAAGAAACAGTAACAGGAAACCTGCCAGACAAATCCAGACAGGAAAAAGATTGGAAACCGGACAGGATGTCTCTGCCGGAATATTTAAGGAAAGTTCCGCCCGCTGCCGGAAGAAATGCGCATCTCCACATACAATACCGCCTGCAAACGGCATCAAAAGTCGTAGAAACGGATGTCGTTGCAGGCTGTTAATTATCAACGGATGAAGATTTAGAGATCCTTCAGCGAATGTATCATACCTTCAGGATCAGGAGCTGCAAACACGGCACTACCTGCAACCAATGCATCTGCACCGGCAGCTATCAGGCGGGCACCTGTCTCCAAATTCACACCACCATCCACTTCTATCAATGCTTTCGAACCGGTACTGTCTATCAAAGCACGCAATTCCCGTACTTTCTCAACTGTATGTTCGATAAATTTTTGTCCGCCAAAACCGGGATTCACACTCATCAGCAGCACCATATATACGTCCTGGATAATATCTTTCAACATTGATACGGGCGTAGCCGGATTAAGCGTTACGGCAGGTTGCATACCCGCTTCGCGGATCTGCTGCACCACCCGATGCAAATGCGGACAAGCCTCATAATGCACATTCATGGTATGCGCACCCAGCGCCTTCACTTCGTTAATGAATTTCTCGGGCTGTACAATCATCAGATGCACATCCAGAGGTTTTGTAGCCATCTTTGCCACATATTTCAATACAGGAAAACCGAAAGATATATTAGGAACAAACACACCGTCCATAATATCAATGTGGAACCAGTCGGCCTCACTGCGGTTCACCATTTCCAAGTCCTTTGCCAGATAAGCGAAATCTGCGGACAAGATAGAGGGAGCTATGATTGGTTTCATAATACACTACATTTTACAGGTTATATATAGATATAACGCACAAATATAGACAAAAGATTTCATTCATCCTAATATTATACCCTGCAAGCCTTGCGGAAGCTGAGGCACTGTACGATAATTACGTGCAAGGTTACGAAGAAAATCCAAAGTTTTCACGGAAGGCTGCGGATGTCCATCCGGCAATGCTTTATCAGAACTTCGCGGTTTCACGGATGAAGAAGAAAAAGAAGGAGTAGTTTTTTTATCCATAGGCTTATTGAACTGAGAATTAATAATTAATTAGTTAAAGCTGCGGGCTGCAAAAAAGAAGCAGGAGGAACTTTATATACTAAGAACGGGAGAAGAAGAGATATAGTATACAAGAAGTTATAAAAAAACATGAGATATGTAAACAAATCAGCCCAGGTTAGTGCCAAAACACCATACCTGGGCCAATATCCGGTTGAGTACCCTTCAATCCATCGTCAACACGATTCCATGCTTCTCCGCCATCCGGCGCAAATTCAAAATAGCGTAGCGCATCCGCCCCAAAGAGGTATTGATGCTGACTCCCGTCATTTCTGCTATCTCCTTGAAACTGAGGTCTTGATAAAAGCGCATATGCACTACTTCCCGTTGTTCGTCCGGCAGATGTTTCATCAGGCGACGTACATCCGCAAGAATCTGGTGGTTCACGATTTCAGCTTCAACCGTTCCTTCGGACAGTCGGATATTATTCAGTAAATTCCGTTCTTCTTCATCACAAGACACCAGGTTTTCCTGTTTTTCCTGACGGAAACAGTCGATAATAAGATTATGCGCGATACGAGTCAACCAAGCTGGGAACTTACCGTTTTCATTGTAGCGTCCCTGCTGAATGGTGACAATGGCTTTTGTGAAAGTTTCCTGAAAGATGTCTTCCGCCAGTTCTTCATTACGCACCGTATAATAGATGTACGTATAAAGACGATCTTTATAGCGGTTCAACAGAATATCGAATGCCTCGTTATTGCCTTGTGCATAAAGGGCCACTAACGTTTCGTCAGCAGCATTTGTTTGTACTTTCATTACGTGTGTTTTTAGATTTCAGCGTAATGTATTCCGATAGGCATTCGATGTTTAGTAGTTAATAATACGCAAAGAAAGGAAATT encodes the following:
- a CDS encoding RNA polymerase sigma factor; the protein is MKVQTNAADETLVALYAQGNNEAFDILLNRYKDRLYTYIYYTVRNEELAEDIFQETFTKAIVTIQQGRYNENGKFPAWLTRIAHNLIIDCFRQEKQENLVSCDEEERNLLNNIRLSEGTVEAEIVNHQILADVRRLMKHLPDEQREVVHMRFYQDLSFKEIAEMTGVSINTSLGRMRYAILNLRRMAEKHGIVLTMD
- the rpe gene encoding ribulose-phosphate 3-epimerase; this translates as MKPIIAPSILSADFAYLAKDLEMVNRSEADWFHIDIMDGVFVPNISFGFPVLKYVAKMATKPLDVHLMIVQPEKFINEVKALGAHTMNVHYEACPHLHRVVQQIREAGMQPAVTLNPATPVSMLKDIIQDVYMVLLMSVNPGFGGQKFIEHTVEKVRELRALIDSTGSKALIEVDGGVNLETGARLIAAGADALVAGSAVFAAPDPEGMIHSLKDL